The Desulfovibrio subterraneus genome has a segment encoding these proteins:
- a CDS encoding winged helix-turn-helix domain-containing protein: protein MAEKTLRMRVKFWIEVDGENAFGMGSFALLQGVETTGSLAGAAKEIGMSYRTAWGRIRKIEERMGQPVLVKRGGNKSGYQLSAFGARCLASYKAAYAAVHTVAQREFDHRFASLLADQPDKTGDDEAGDEAGDEAGQDETTQQAGGQAAADYSPRSGQN, encoded by the coding sequence ATGGCAGAAAAAACACTGCGGATGCGGGTAAAATTCTGGATAGAAGTAGACGGTGAAAACGCCTTCGGCATGGGCAGCTTTGCGCTGCTGCAGGGGGTGGAAACCACCGGTTCCCTTGCCGGCGCGGCCAAGGAAATAGGCATGTCGTACCGCACGGCATGGGGGCGCATCCGCAAAATTGAAGAACGGATGGGGCAGCCCGTGTTGGTGAAGCGCGGGGGCAACAAGTCCGGCTACCAGCTTTCCGCCTTTGGTGCCCGCTGTCTGGCAAGCTACAAGGCAGCGTATGCAGCCGTGCACACCGTTGCCCAGCGTGAATTCGACCATCGCTTCGCCTCACTGCTGGCAGACCAGCCTGACAAGACCGGAGATGATGAGGCCGGAGATGAGGCCGGAGATGAGGCCGGACAGGACGAAACAACGCAACAGGCAGGCGGGCAAGCTGCTGCCGATTATAGCCCACGCTCAGGGCAGAACTAA
- a CDS encoding molybdopterin-binding protein: MMKTIPVQEAVGTVLCHDLTRIVPGEFKGRAFKKGHVIRPEDIPVLLNIGKEHLYVLALDKGQLHEDEAALRIAHAAAGPGISFSEISEGRINFMAERGLLTVNVEALHAINSIEEVVLATMHTGQFITEPRAVAGTRVVPLVIDEEKIRRVEEICAAHYPVVQVKPVLEQRIGVVTTGSEIFHGRIEDKFGPVLRRKFAGFGSEVMGQTFVGDDPETTRDAILAFVEQGADMVVVTGGMSVDPDDQTPASIRATGAEIVTYGSPTFPGVMFLLSYLGGVPVLGLPGCVMYYRASIFDIVVPRLLAGERLTRKDIVALGHGGFCACCEPCRHPICPFGKPG; this comes from the coding sequence ATGATGAAGACCATTCCCGTTCAAGAGGCCGTTGGCACCGTCCTCTGTCACGATCTAACCCGAATTGTACCCGGCGAGTTCAAAGGCCGGGCTTTCAAGAAGGGGCATGTTATCCGCCCCGAAGACATTCCTGTCCTGCTCAACATAGGCAAGGAACATCTGTATGTGCTGGCGCTCGACAAGGGGCAGCTGCACGAGGATGAAGCCGCCTTGCGCATCGCCCACGCTGCGGCGGGGCCGGGTATCTCCTTTTCGGAGATCAGCGAAGGGCGCATCAACTTCATGGCCGAACGCGGCCTGCTTACCGTGAATGTGGAGGCGCTGCACGCCATCAATTCCATTGAGGAAGTGGTGCTCGCCACCATGCACACAGGCCAGTTTATTACCGAACCGCGTGCCGTTGCCGGTACGCGGGTGGTTCCGCTGGTCATAGACGAAGAAAAGATACGCAGGGTGGAAGAAATTTGCGCCGCGCACTACCCGGTGGTGCAGGTAAAGCCCGTTCTGGAACAGCGCATAGGCGTTGTGACCACGGGCAGTGAAATCTTCCACGGCCGCATCGAAGACAAGTTCGGTCCGGTGCTGCGTCGCAAGTTTGCCGGATTCGGCTCCGAGGTCATGGGGCAGACCTTCGTGGGCGACGATCCGGAGACAACCCGTGACGCCATCCTTGCCTTTGTGGAGCAGGGGGCGGACATGGTTGTGGTGACCGGAGGCATGAGTGTTGACCCGGACGACCAGACACCGGCCAGTATCCGGGCCACAGGGGCTGAAATCGTAACCTATGGCTCGCCCACCTTTCCGGGCGTGATGTTTCTACTTTCCTATCTTGGCGGCGTGCCCGTTCTGGGGTTGCCCGGGTGCGTCATGTACTACCGCGCCAGCATTTTCGACATTGTGGTGCCGCGTTTGCTGGCCGGAGAGCGGCTTACCCGCAAGGACATAGTGGCGTTGGGGCACGGGGGTTTCTGCGCATGCTGCGAGCCCTGTCGCCACCCTATCTGTCCTTTCGGCAAGCCGGGCTAA